A portion of the Babylonia areolata isolate BAREFJ2019XMU chromosome 4, ASM4173473v1, whole genome shotgun sequence genome contains these proteins:
- the LOC143281743 gene encoding DNA-directed RNA polymerases I and III subunit RPAC1-like — MFTIDDIRTKVRLTEHKVVNVHSTDFPWNYPGYDDSWDEKKFKQNFRIEIIRITKETKRHHGLGLELDDVDEMEFDMVGVDCSIANAIRRILLAEVPTMAIEKAHVYNNTSILQDEVLAHRLGLVAIKADPRLFEYKQPGTDDEGTEQDTLEFHLKVRCTKNLNATDSTDPDQLYRDHRVTTKYLEWIPKGNQARLGKIGPVKDNILLTKLKPGQEVDMRLFCVKGTGKDHAKFSPVATVCYRLLPVITLLRPVVGEQAHRLKKCFSPGVIQLRDTHNGKEAVVVNARKDTISREVFRHDDLKDAVKLERVRDHFIFSVESTGIMRPDELVVEAVRILQAKCQSLLQELENRAQATAS; from the exons atgtttaccatTGATGACATTCGTACGAAAGTCAGGCTGACGGAGCATAAAGTTGTGAAT GTTCACAGTACTGACTTTCCATGGAACTACCCAGGCTATGACGATTCTTGGGATGAGAAAAAGTTTAAACAG AACTTCAGGATTGAGATTATTCGCATCACCAAAGAGACAAAGCGACATCATGGACTTGGGCTGGAGCTGGATGATGTAGATGAAATGGAGTTTGATATGGTGGGCGTCGACTGTTCCATCGCCAATGCCATTCGCAGGATTCTCCTGGCTGAG GTCCCTACAATGGCGATAGAGAAGGCGCATGTCTACAACAACACGTCCATCCTTCAGGATGAAGTCCTGGCCCATCGACTGGGGCTGGTGGCCATCAAGGCTGACCCACGTCTCTTTGAGTACAAACAGCCAG GGACAGAcgatgagggcacagagcaagaCACCTTGGAATTCCACCTAAAAGTGCGATGCACCAAGAATCTTAACGCCACTGACTCCACAGATCCCGATCAGCTGTACAGGGATCACAGAG TGACTACAAAATATTTAGAGTGGATTCCCAAAGGAAATCAGGCAAGACTG GGGAAAATTGGACCAGTGAAGGACAACATCCTGTTGACCAAACTCAAGCCAGGGCAG gAGGTGGACATGAGGCTGTTTTGTGTCAAGGGGACTGGTAAAGACCATGCCAAGTTTTCTCCAGTTG CCACAGTGTGTTACCGTCTGCTGCCAGTGATCACCCTGCTGCGACCGGTGGTGGGGGAACAGGCCCACAGGCTGAAGAAGTGCTTCTCTCCTGGCGTCATCCAGCTGAGGGACACACACAACG GCAAAGAGGCAGTGGTGGTAAACGCCAGGAAAGACACCATCAGCCGTGAGGTCTTCCGACACGATGACCTGAAGGACGCTGTCAAGCTGGAGCGTGTCAGGGACCATTTTATCT TTTCAGTTGAGTCCACAGGCATCATGAGGCCAGACGAGCTGGTGGTGGAGGCAGTGCGCATCCTACAGGCCAAGTGCCAGTCACTTCTGCAGGAGCTGGAGAATCGAGCACAGGCCACCGCTTCCTAG